In Pseudomonas putida, a genomic segment contains:
- the rpsT gene encoding 30S ribosomal protein S20: MANSPSAKKRAKQAEKRRSHNASLRSMVRTYIKNVVKAIDAKDADKAQAAYVLAVPVIDRMADKGIIHKNKAARHKGRLNGHIKALKEAAAA; this comes from the coding sequence GTGGCCAACTCACCTTCCGCCAAGAAACGTGCAAAACAGGCTGAGAAGCGTCGCAGCCACAACGCCAGCCTGCGTTCCATGGTCCGCACCTACATCAAGAATGTAGTCAAAGCCATCGACGCAAAAGACGCCGACAAAGCGCAAGCCGCTTACGTTCTGGCTGTGCCTGTAATCGACCGTATGGCCGACAAGGGCATCATCCACAAGAACAAAGCTGCTCGCCACAAAGGCCGTCTGAATGGCCACATCAAGGCGCTGAAAGAAGCTGCAGCTGCCTAA
- the ribF gene encoding bifunctional riboflavin kinase/FAD synthetase, giving the protein MQLVRGLHNLRPEHRGCVATIGNFDGVHRGHQAILARLRERGQALGLPTCVVIFEPQPREYFAPDAAPARLARLRDKVELLAGEGIDRVLCLAFNQRLSKLSADAFVKAILVDGLGVRHLEVGDDFRFGCDRAGDFAFLIEAGKQYGFTVEAANTVIQDGLRVSSTEVRKALAAADFELAEHLLGRPYSITGRVLHGQKLARQLGTPTANIQLKRRRVPLSGVYLASIEIDGKAWPGVGNIGVRPTVNGDGRPHLEIHLLDYAGDLYGRRLTVEFHHKLREEQRFASLEALKSAIDADIAAARAHWHAQPLTKSLK; this is encoded by the coding sequence ATGCAGCTGGTTCGAGGTCTTCACAACCTGCGCCCCGAGCACCGGGGCTGTGTCGCCACCATTGGCAACTTCGACGGGGTACATCGAGGCCACCAGGCAATCCTGGCGCGCCTGCGCGAGCGTGGTCAGGCCCTGGGCCTGCCGACCTGCGTGGTGATCTTCGAGCCACAGCCGCGCGAATACTTCGCCCCCGATGCCGCCCCGGCCCGCCTGGCGCGCCTGCGCGACAAGGTCGAGCTGCTGGCCGGCGAAGGTATCGACCGGGTCCTGTGCCTGGCCTTCAACCAGCGCCTGAGCAAGCTCAGCGCCGATGCCTTCGTCAAGGCGATCCTGGTCGACGGCCTCGGCGTGCGGCATCTCGAAGTGGGTGACGACTTCCGCTTCGGCTGCGACCGCGCTGGCGATTTCGCCTTCCTGATCGAGGCTGGCAAGCAGTACGGTTTCACCGTCGAGGCCGCCAACACGGTGATCCAGGATGGCCTGCGGGTCAGCAGCACGGAAGTACGCAAGGCCCTGGCGGCCGCCGACTTCGAACTCGCCGAACACCTGCTTGGTCGCCCCTACAGCATTACCGGGCGCGTGCTGCATGGCCAGAAACTGGCGCGCCAGCTCGGCACGCCCACTGCCAACATCCAGCTAAAGCGCCGCCGCGTGCCGCTGTCCGGGGTCTACCTGGCCAGCATCGAGATCGACGGCAAGGCCTGGCCGGGCGTCGGCAACATCGGCGTGCGCCCCACCGTGAACGGTGACGGGCGCCCGCACCTCGAGATTCATCTACTGGATTATGCCGGCGATCTCTATGGCCGGCGCCTGACGGTGGAGTTCCACCACAAGCTGCGTGAAGAGCAGCGTTTCGCCTCCCTGGAGGCGCTGAAGTCGGCGATCGACGCGGACATCGCCGCCGCACGTGCACATTGGCACGCTCAACCGCTAACGAAGAGCCTGAAATGA
- a CDS encoding PqiB family protein — MSDVPTAKTRPASNWSAIWILPLIALMIGGWLAWQAYRDAGVEIEVRFETGEGIVANKTEVIYKGMPVGKVKALVLDAQGSNQGVIATIELNKAAEPHLTTGTRFWLVKPSVTLAGISGLETLVSGNYIAVSPGEGEKTKRFTALSEAPPLSDSEPGLHLTLKADRLGSLNRDSPVFYKQIQVGVVKSYRLTDDHDTVEVKVFIQPEYANLVRKHTRFWNASGISIDANLSGVKVRSESLSSIVAGGIAFATPEYRKDSPPTDPSLPFRLYDDFDAAQAGIRVKVKLSDYEGLQAGRTPVMYKGIQVGSLKTLKMEDNLGSAMAELTLDPLTEDYLVDGTQFWVVKPSISLAGITGLEALVKGNYIAIRPGEKGAKPQREFEARAKAPPLDLKAPGLHLVLFADTLGSLEVGSPVMYRQVKVGSVQSYQFARNSKRILIGVHIEKEYENLVNGSSRFWNVSGITLTGGLSGIKIKSESLQTLMAGGIAFDTPAPNVALKRRIPRFRLMESLEEVNRSGTLVTIRVDRADGLKPGTPIRFKGLDVGSVESVDLTNDLQAVLLRARITEAADRIARVGTQFWVVKPALGLVRTENLDTLIGGQYLEVQPAAKDKGPQRDFIALGEAPEVVGTEVGLPLTLSAPRRGSIKPGVPVTYREVAVGKVTGFELGQTADRVLIHILIEPRYAALVRGGSRFWNSSGFGFDWGLFKGATVRTESLETLIDGGIAFATPEGEQMGNPARPQQTFALFEKPEDAWLQWAPKIPLGK, encoded by the coding sequence AGTGATGTGCCTACGGCTAAAACCCGCCCTGCTTCGAACTGGTCGGCCATCTGGATCCTGCCGCTGATCGCGTTGATGATCGGCGGCTGGTTGGCCTGGCAGGCCTACCGCGATGCCGGCGTCGAGATCGAGGTGCGCTTCGAGACCGGCGAAGGCATCGTCGCCAACAAGACGGAAGTCATCTACAAAGGCATGCCGGTCGGCAAGGTCAAGGCGTTGGTGCTCGATGCCCAGGGCAGCAACCAGGGGGTGATCGCCACCATCGAGCTGAACAAGGCTGCCGAGCCGCACCTGACCACTGGCACGCGTTTCTGGCTGGTCAAGCCCAGCGTGACCCTGGCCGGTATCTCGGGCCTGGAGACGCTGGTCTCGGGCAACTACATTGCCGTGAGCCCCGGTGAAGGCGAGAAGACCAAGCGCTTCACCGCGCTGTCCGAGGCGCCGCCGCTGTCCGATAGCGAGCCCGGCCTGCACCTGACCCTCAAGGCCGACCGGCTCGGTTCGCTCAACCGCGACAGCCCGGTGTTCTACAAGCAGATCCAGGTCGGTGTGGTGAAGAGCTACCGGCTCACCGACGACCACGACACCGTCGAGGTCAAGGTCTTCATCCAGCCCGAATACGCCAACCTGGTGCGCAAGCACACGCGTTTCTGGAACGCCAGCGGCATCAGCATCGATGCCAACCTGTCCGGGGTCAAAGTGCGCAGCGAATCGTTGTCGAGCATCGTCGCCGGCGGTATCGCCTTCGCCACCCCGGAATACCGCAAGGACAGCCCGCCCACCGACCCGAGCCTGCCGTTTCGCCTGTATGACGACTTCGACGCCGCCCAGGCCGGGATCCGCGTCAAGGTCAAGCTCAGCGACTACGAAGGCCTGCAGGCCGGCCGCACGCCGGTCATGTACAAGGGCATCCAGGTCGGCTCGCTGAAGACCCTGAAGATGGAGGACAACCTCGGCAGTGCCATGGCCGAGCTGACCCTCGATCCGCTCACTGAAGACTACCTGGTCGACGGTACGCAGTTCTGGGTGGTCAAGCCGTCGATTTCCCTGGCGGGCATCACTGGCCTCGAGGCCCTGGTGAAGGGTAACTACATTGCCATCCGTCCAGGCGAGAAGGGCGCCAAGCCGCAACGTGAGTTCGAGGCGCGGGCCAAGGCCCCGCCGCTAGACCTCAAGGCCCCTGGCCTGCACCTGGTGCTGTTCGCCGATACCCTTGGTTCGCTGGAGGTCGGCAGTCCGGTCATGTACCGCCAGGTCAAGGTCGGCAGCGTGCAGAGCTACCAGTTCGCCCGTAACAGCAAGCGCATCCTGATCGGCGTGCACATCGAGAAGGAATACGAGAACCTGGTCAACGGTTCGTCGCGCTTCTGGAACGTCAGCGGCATCACCCTTACCGGTGGCCTGTCGGGCATCAAGATCAAGAGCGAGTCGCTGCAGACCTTGATGGCCGGTGGTATCGCCTTCGACACGCCCGCGCCCAACGTCGCGCTCAAACGGCGTATCCCGCGCTTCCGCCTGATGGAAAGCCTCGAGGAGGTGAACCGCAGCGGTACCTTGGTGACCATCCGTGTCGATCGCGCCGATGGCCTCAAGCCGGGTACGCCGATCCGCTTCAAGGGGCTGGACGTAGGTAGCGTCGAAAGCGTCGACCTGACCAACGACCTGCAGGCCGTCTTGCTGCGTGCGCGCATTACCGAGGCGGCGGACCGCATTGCCCGCGTCGGTACGCAATTCTGGGTGGTCAAGCCGGCCTTGGGCCTGGTGCGTACCGAAAACCTCGATACGCTGATCGGCGGCCAGTACCTGGAAGTGCAGCCGGCCGCCAAGGACAAGGGCCCGCAGCGTGACTTCATCGCCCTGGGCGAAGCGCCGGAGGTGGTAGGCACCGAAGTCGGCCTGCCATTGACCCTGAGCGCCCCACGGCGTGGTTCGATCAAGCCAGGCGTGCCCGTGACCTATCGCGAGGTGGCGGTGGGCAAGGTGACCGGCTTCGAACTGGGGCAGACCGCCGACCGGGTACTTATCCACATCCTCATCGAGCCCCGCTACGCGGCATTGGTGCGCGGTGGCAGCCGCTTCTGGAACAGCAGTGGATTCGGTTTCGACTGGGGGCTGTTCAAAGGCGCGACCGTGCGCACGGAGTCGCTTGAGACGCTGATCGATGGTGGTATTGCCTTTGCCACGCCAGAGGGCGAGCAGATGGGCAATCCGGCCCGACCACAGCAGACCTTCGCCCTGTTCGAAAAGCCAGAAGATGCCTGGCTGCAGTGGGCACCGAAGATTCCCTTAGGCAAGTAG
- the ileS gene encoding isoleucine--tRNA ligase encodes MTDYKATLNLPDTAFPMKAGLPQREPQILQRWDSIGLYQKLREIGKDRPKFVLHDGPPYANGKIHIGHALNKILKDMIVRSKTLSGFDAPYVPGWDCHGLPIEHKVEVTHGKHLTADRTRELCREYAAEQIEGQKTEFIRLGVLGDWDNPYKTMNFANEAGEIRALAEMVKQGFVFKGLKPVNWCFDCGSALAEAEVEYADKKSQTIDVAFPAADEAKLAAAFGLAALAKPAAIVIWTTTAWTIPANQALNIHPEFQYALVDTGERLLVLAEELVESCLKRYNLEGSVIATAPGSALELVNFRHPFYDRLSPVYLADYVELGAGTGVVHSAPAYGEDDFVTCKRYGMVNDDILTPVQSNGVYVESLPFFGGQFIWKANPAIVDKLSEVGALMHTETISHSYMHCWRHKTPLIYRATAQWFVGMDKQPSTGEPLRERALKAIEDTKFVPAWGQARLHSMIANRPDWCISRQRNWGVPIPFFLNKQTGELHPRTVELMEEVAKRVEQEGIEAWFKLDAAELLGEEAGQYDKIADTLDVWFDSGTTHWHVLRGSHNIGHATGPRADLYLEGSDQHRGWFHSSLLTGCAIDGHAPYRELLTHGFTVDESGRKMSKSLGNTIEPEKVNNTLGADILRLWVAATDYSGEMAVSEQILQRSADAYRRIRNTARFLLSNLSGFDPARDLLAPADMLALDRWAVDRTLLLQRELEEHYSEYRFWNVYSKIHNFCVQELGGFYLDIIKDRQYTTGANSVARRSCQTALYHISEALVRWIAPILAFTADEIWQYLPGERNESVMLNGWYQGLTELPEGTELDRAYWDRVMAVKAAVNKELENQRSAKVIGGNLQAEVTLFAEQGLSADLAKLGDELRFVLITSAASVVPFAQAPAEAVATEVEGLKLQVVKSGYAKCGRCWHFRADVGSHPEHPEICSRCVDNLSGSGEVRHYA; translated from the coding sequence ATGACCGACTACAAAGCCACGCTAAACCTTCCGGACACCGCCTTCCCCATGAAGGCCGGCCTGCCTCAGCGCGAACCGCAGATCCTGCAGCGCTGGGACAGCATTGGCCTGTACCAGAAGCTGCGCGAAATTGGCAAGGATCGTCCGAAGTTCGTCCTGCACGACGGCCCGCCCTATGCCAACGGCAAGATCCACATCGGTCATGCACTGAACAAGATCCTCAAGGACATGATCGTCCGCTCCAAGACCCTGTCCGGCTTCGACGCCCCGTACGTACCGGGCTGGGACTGCCACGGCCTGCCAATCGAGCACAAGGTCGAGGTCACCCATGGCAAGCACCTGACCGCCGACCGCACCCGCGAGCTGTGCCGCGAATACGCCGCCGAGCAGATCGAAGGCCAGAAGACCGAGTTCATCCGCCTGGGCGTGCTGGGCGACTGGGACAACCCCTACAAGACCATGAACTTCGCCAACGAAGCCGGTGAAATCCGCGCCCTGGCCGAGATGGTCAAGCAAGGCTTCGTGTTCAAGGGCCTCAAGCCCGTGAACTGGTGCTTCGATTGCGGTTCGGCCCTGGCCGAAGCCGAGGTCGAGTACGCCGACAAGAAATCCCAGACCATCGACGTGGCCTTCCCAGCCGCCGACGAGGCCAAGCTGGCCGCCGCCTTCGGCCTGGCCGCGCTGGCCAAGCCGGCCGCCATCGTGATCTGGACCACCACTGCGTGGACCATCCCAGCCAACCAGGCGCTGAACATCCACCCGGAGTTCCAGTACGCCCTGGTCGACACCGGCGAGCGCCTGCTGGTGCTGGCCGAAGAGCTGGTCGAGTCGTGCCTCAAGCGCTACAACCTCGAAGGCTCGGTCATCGCCACCGCCCCGGGCTCGGCCCTGGAGCTGGTCAACTTCCGCCACCCGTTCTACGACCGCCTGTCGCCGGTGTACCTGGCCGACTACGTCGAGCTGGGCGCCGGTACCGGCGTGGTCCACTCCGCGCCTGCCTACGGCGAAGACGACTTCGTCACCTGCAAGCGCTACGGCATGGTCAACGACGACATTCTCACCCCGGTGCAGAGCAACGGCGTGTACGTCGAGTCGCTGCCGTTCTTCGGCGGCCAGTTCATCTGGAAGGCCAACCCGGCCATCGTCGACAAGCTGAGCGAAGTCGGTGCGCTGATGCACACCGAAACCATCAGCCACAGCTACATGCACTGCTGGCGCCACAAGACCCCGCTGATCTACCGCGCCACCGCGCAGTGGTTCGTCGGCATGGACAAGCAACCGAGCACCGGCGAGCCGCTGCGCGAGCGTGCCCTCAAGGCCATCGAGGACACCAAGTTCGTCCCGGCCTGGGGCCAGGCGCGCCTGCACTCGATGATCGCCAACCGCCCGGACTGGTGCATCTCGCGTCAGCGTAACTGGGGTGTGCCGATCCCGTTCTTCCTCAACAAGCAGACCGGCGAACTGCACCCACGCACCGTCGAGCTGATGGAAGAAGTGGCCAAGCGCGTCGAGCAAGAAGGCATCGAGGCCTGGTTCAAGCTGGACGCCGCCGAACTGCTCGGCGAGGAAGCCGGCCAGTACGACAAGATCGCCGACACCCTGGACGTGTGGTTCGACTCCGGCACCACGCACTGGCACGTGCTGCGTGGCTCGCACAACATCGGCCACGCCACCGGCCCGCGCGCCGACCTGTACCTGGAAGGCTCCGACCAGCATCGCGGCTGGTTCCACTCCTCGTTGCTGACCGGCTGCGCCATCGACGGCCATGCGCCGTACCGCGAGCTGCTGACCCACGGCTTCACCGTGGACGAGAGCGGCCGCAAGATGTCCAAGTCGCTGGGCAACACCATCGAGCCGGAGAAGGTCAACAACACCCTGGGCGCCGACATCCTGCGCCTGTGGGTTGCCGCCACCGACTACTCCGGGGAGATGGCCGTGTCCGAGCAGATCCTGCAGCGCAGCGCCGACGCCTACCGGCGTATCCGCAACACCGCGCGCTTCCTGCTCTCCAACCTGTCCGGCTTCGACCCTGCCCGCGACCTGCTGGCCCCAGCGGACATGCTGGCGCTGGACCGTTGGGCCGTCGACCGCACCTTGCTGCTGCAACGCGAGCTGGAAGAGCACTACAGCGAGTACCGTTTCTGGAACGTCTATTCGAAGATCCACAACTTCTGCGTACAGGAGCTGGGCGGCTTCTACCTCGATATCATCAAGGACCGCCAGTACACCACCGGCGCCAACAGCGTCGCCCGTCGTTCCTGCCAGACCGCGCTGTACCACATCAGCGAGGCGCTGGTGCGCTGGATCGCGCCGATCCTGGCGTTCACCGCCGACGAAATCTGGCAGTACCTGCCGGGCGAGCGTAACGAGTCGGTGATGCTCAACGGCTGGTACCAAGGCCTGACCGAGCTGCCTGAAGGCACCGAGCTGGACCGCGCCTACTGGGACCGCGTGATGGCGGTCAAGGCCGCGGTGAACAAGGAGCTGGAAAACCAGCGCAGTGCCAAGGTCATCGGCGGCAACCTGCAGGCCGAAGTCACCCTGTTCGCCGAGCAAGGCCTGAGCGCCGACCTGGCCAAGCTGGGCGACGAACTGCGCTTCGTGCTGATCACCTCGGCCGCCAGCGTGGTGCCGTTCGCGCAGGCCCCGGCTGAAGCCGTGGCCACCGAAGTCGAAGGCCTCAAGCTGCAAGTGGTCAAGTCCGGCTATGCCAAGTGCGGCCGTTGCTGGCACTTCCGCGCCGACGTCGGCAGCCATCCGGAGCATCCGGAAATCTGCTCGCGTTGCGTCGACAACCTGAGCGGCTCCGGTGAGGTGCGCCACTATGCCTAA
- the lspA gene encoding signal peptidase II: MPNPSAGRFGRLPWLWLSLLVLVLDQATKLYFNNALTMYQQIVVIPDYFSWTLAYNTGAAFSFLADGAGWQRWLFALIAVVVSAVLVVWLKRLGRGETWLAVALALVLGGAIGNLYDRIVLGHVVDFILVHWQNRHYFPAFNLADSAITVGAVMLALDMFKSKKSEDPVHD, encoded by the coding sequence ATGCCTAACCCCTCGGCAGGGCGCTTCGGGCGCCTTCCATGGCTGTGGCTGAGCTTGCTGGTACTGGTCCTCGACCAGGCCACCAAGCTGTATTTCAACAACGCACTGACCATGTATCAGCAGATCGTGGTCATTCCCGACTACTTCAGCTGGACCTTGGCCTACAACACTGGCGCCGCTTTCAGCTTCCTGGCCGACGGCGCCGGCTGGCAGCGCTGGCTGTTCGCCCTGATCGCCGTGGTGGTCAGTGCGGTGCTGGTGGTCTGGCTCAAGCGCCTGGGGCGCGGCGAGACCTGGCTGGCCGTGGCGCTGGCGCTGGTGCTCGGTGGAGCGATCGGCAACCTGTACGACCGCATCGTACTGGGCCACGTGGTCGACTTCATCCTGGTGCACTGGCAGAACCGCCATTACTTCCCGGCCTTCAACCTGGCCGACAGCGCCATCACCGTCGGTGCGGTGATGCTGGCGCTGGATATGTTCAAGAGCAAGAAGTCGGAGGATCCTGTCCATGACTGA
- the fkpB gene encoding FKBP-type peptidyl-prolyl cis-trans isomerase, translating to MTDTRIGQNTEVTLHFALHLENGDTVDSTFDKAPATFKVGDGNLLPGFEAALFGFKAGDKRTVVVEPENAFGQPNPQNVQTMPRSQFEGMELSEGLLIIFNDAANTELPGVVKAFDDGQVTIDFNHPLAGKTLTFEVEILEVKAL from the coding sequence ATGACTGACACCCGTATCGGCCAGAACACCGAAGTCACCCTGCACTTCGCTCTGCACCTGGAAAACGGCGACACCGTCGACAGCACCTTCGACAAGGCCCCGGCCACCTTCAAGGTCGGCGACGGCAACTTGCTGCCAGGCTTCGAAGCTGCGTTGTTCGGCTTCAAGGCCGGCGACAAGCGCACCGTGGTGGTTGAGCCGGAAAACGCCTTCGGTCAACCGAACCCGCAGAACGTGCAGACCATGCCGCGGTCCCAATTCGAGGGCATGGAGTTGTCCGAAGGCCTGCTGATCATCTTCAACGACGCCGCCAACACCGAGCTGCCGGGTGTGGTCAAAGCGTTCGACGATGGCCAGGTGACCATCGACTTCAATCACCCATTGGCTGGCAAGACCCTGACCTTCGAGGTGGAGATCCTCGAGGTGAAGGCCCTGTAA
- the murJ gene encoding murein biosynthesis integral membrane protein MurJ — translation MNLLKSLAAVSSITMISRVLGFVRDTILARIFGAGIATDAFFIAFKLPNLLRRIFAEGAFSQAFVPILAEYKTQQGEEATRTFVAYVSGLLTLVLALVTAVGILAAPWVVWVTAPGFVDSAEKYDLTTALLQVTFPYILLISLSSLVGAILNTWNRFSVPAFTPTLLNVAMIGFALFVTPYCDPPIMALAWGVLAGGLAQLLYQLPALKKIGMLVLPRLNLRDTGVWRVLKQMLPAILGVSVSQISLIINTIFASFLVAGSVSWMYYADRLMELPSGVLGVALGTILLPTLAKTYANKDREEYSRILDWGLRLCFLLVLPCTLALAILAEPLTVSLFQYGKFSATDAAMTQRALVAYSVGLMAIILVKVLAPGFYAQQNIRTPVRIAIFTLVCTQLFNLALIGPLKHAGLALAISLGACLNAGLLYWKLRSHKMFQPQPGWAMFLAKLVLAVTLMSGVLLLGMHYMPAWAQGHMLERFLRLGALILAGVVTYFGCLYLCGFRPRHFARRALH, via the coding sequence ATGAACCTGCTCAAATCCCTGGCCGCGGTCAGCTCCATCACCATGATTTCACGGGTGCTGGGCTTCGTGCGCGACACCATCCTGGCGCGGATCTTCGGTGCCGGCATCGCCACCGACGCCTTTTTCATTGCCTTCAAGCTGCCCAATCTGCTGCGCCGGATCTTCGCCGAGGGTGCCTTTTCCCAGGCGTTCGTGCCGATCCTGGCCGAATACAAGACCCAGCAAGGCGAGGAGGCCACCCGCACGTTCGTCGCCTATGTCAGTGGCCTGCTGACCCTGGTCCTGGCCCTGGTCACCGCCGTCGGCATCCTGGCCGCGCCCTGGGTGGTGTGGGTCACCGCGCCGGGTTTTGTCGACAGCGCCGAAAAATACGACCTGACCACTGCCCTGTTGCAGGTGACGTTTCCTTATATATTGCTGATCTCGCTGTCGTCGCTGGTGGGCGCGATCCTCAATACCTGGAACCGCTTCTCGGTGCCGGCGTTCACGCCGACCCTGCTCAACGTGGCGATGATCGGCTTCGCCCTGTTCGTCACGCCCTACTGCGATCCACCGATCATGGCGCTCGCCTGGGGCGTGCTGGCGGGTGGCCTGGCGCAGCTGTTGTACCAACTGCCAGCGTTGAAGAAGATCGGCATGCTCGTGCTGCCCCGCCTCAACCTGCGCGACACCGGCGTGTGGCGCGTGCTCAAGCAGATGCTGCCGGCGATCCTCGGCGTTTCGGTGAGCCAGATCTCGTTGATCATCAACACCATCTTCGCCTCGTTCCTGGTGGCAGGCTCGGTATCCTGGATGTACTACGCCGACCGCCTCATGGAGCTGCCCTCCGGCGTGCTCGGCGTGGCCCTGGGCACCATCCTGCTGCCGACCCTGGCCAAGACCTACGCCAACAAGGACCGCGAGGAATACTCGCGGATCCTCGACTGGGGCCTGCGCCTGTGCTTCCTGCTGGTGCTGCCGTGTACCCTGGCCCTGGCGATCCTGGCCGAGCCACTGACCGTCAGCCTGTTCCAGTACGGCAAATTCAGCGCCACCGACGCGGCCATGACCCAACGCGCGCTGGTGGCCTATTCCGTCGGCCTGATGGCGATCATCCTGGTCAAGGTACTGGCACCGGGCTTCTATGCGCAGCAGAATATCCGCACGCCCGTGCGCATCGCGATTTTCACCCTGGTCTGCACCCAGCTGTTCAACCTGGCGCTGATCGGCCCGCTCAAGCATGCGGGCCTGGCGTTGGCGATCAGCCTCGGTGCCTGCCTGAACGCCGGCCTGCTGTACTGGAAGCTGCGCAGCCACAAGATGTTCCAGCCGCAGCCGGGGTGGGCCATGTTCCTGGCCAAGCTGGTGCTGGCGGTGACGCTGATGTCCGGAGTGCTGCTGCTGGGCATGCATTACATGCCGGCCTGGGCGCAGGGCCACATGCTCGAGCGTTTCCTGCGTTTGGGCGCGCTGATCCTGGCGGGCGTGGTGACGTACTTCGGCTGCCTGTACCTGTGCGGTTTCCGCCCACGGCATTTTGCCCGTCGGGCCTTGCACTGA